tacacacatacacataaacacacagaggatgtcaaaaaatgtatgcacatttttcaaaagaaagctgcattaaaattataacgctcaagtcatgtttgacttcttcAATTTCAAGAGGTCTTAACACGTGActtgtattaatcttttgttatcaatatatactattacttttttaatagttttatcctttcttaaaatgtgtatacacttttggcaccctctgttgtgtgtatacacgtgtgtgtatgtaatCTCACTTCAGTTTCATTTGATTGTTCATTAGGATCCATGTAGTGTTTTAAAATTGCATAAGAAGTAAAAGAGCAACCAAATAGGAATATATACATCTGGGATGAAgttggagggagagaagaaaaaaatcttcattctGTTACTTCTCTACTTTAGAAACATGAGGATTTTACTGGAAGTGTCCACCTTGTTTTCTCGCATAAATTACTACCAGCAAAAGAAGTTTGTTACCTGTACAAATAGGCTGCACTTGTCTCAAATATCATAATTCCAAAAAAATTTGTTCCCATAGCATTCCCCTTAGGGACTCAGAATTGATTCATTCTACAGATATTTTGGTGTGTTTGTTGGATGCAaatcattccataaatatttatatgaaatttgtGTTTAGAACGCAAATGAATAATAtcattcctgacctcaaggagtTTATTTCTGATAGGGGAGATGAGaaaattacagtgagctataataacAAAAGATGGGCTGAAATAAGTCCTGCGTTAATGTCCATTTAATATTTAAGTAGGGCAGAGTAGAATTTAGTGTCataaatagattttaattttacCTCAGATCaacaaagacttctttttttcttctactccGTGGTCATAAAGGTAAATTTATTTGCAGAAAGAACACTGTCACTTTGCCTTTAAGAGACAAAGCAATTAGATGAAGAGTTTGAATGCTTCTGTGTGCTTTGCCCTGTAGGAAGTTATCTTGTTCTCCCCACtcaaacaacaaaagcaaacaaacaaagggAAACACCTGCTTATTTCACCTctaattgtgttttctttcatcCTGGTCCCCAAGGGCCAGATTTAGGCCACAGCTGTGCACTGTGCACCACGTGTGTTCAGAATCTGTAGAAATGCGTGCCATGGATCTGCAGAGCAcactctaattcttttttttccccccatggaACAGTCATGATTGAGTTTATTTTTCCACTTAATGTTTGCTGTAGGAATATGTATGCTGAAGAATAATATACACACAATTAAAGCTCTTCTTCAAAGCACGATGGGCATACTGTCACACCCCACCCCTTGCCATTCGGCAGGTACAAGGGTATGTGAAGAGTGACTCTTCCCATGGCCTACTTTTTCGGTTGAGGGCAAGAGACCTAGCTGTTTTCACAGTGATTAATCTGCAAGCGTTAACAGAGAATCACACACTTTAGAGAGAGAGTTCTTTGTAATTGTTTTTTGTGATTACTCAATCACAAAAAGTGAATATGGAAATATCATCTGGAGATCAGGACATTGCTGAGGAAGACAGAGCTATGTGACGGGGGAGGGTCAGGATTTGAATAGTCATCTTTTTTATTCTGAAGTATTTTAGATTGTGTGTGCCTGCCTGAGCTGGTATTTAGATTTTCCTCATAAAGGATTTCAAAATGTCACCAGCTTTGCCACTACAAAATCACTTGTTTCATACAGAGATACAGAGGCAACTAGTCAATTTAATGTGCATTAAAAGAGAAACATAACCTTTCAGAAGATTCTGTGGTGACTTCATGCTCATTTGCAGTTCTGTTGCTGGAGACTCCCAGCAGTATTCCgtgcttgggtagagtgctggacTCCAACTCTTTGCCAAGCTATAAATGTGAGtgtacttcttttattttaaatatgctttaTTTCTAATACAGcctatttttttcaaacaatgcCTCCATACCAAATAAATCAAGGTATAAGTAAATGGAAGCTCAAGATAATGTCAGCCCAGTTTGTGGAAGTGTTGGTTTTGTGTGGATGTAAAGAAGCAGCACCCAGTTATAATGACCAAAtgataaattaaaagtaaatggcTAAGTTGACTAATGTTCCTCTTTAAAATCacctttaaataaaatcatatgtgGGATACTATCCCCATGGTAGTCCAGGACACCCACTATGCCatatttttctattccattttggaattagaaaattcTACTAGATTTGTTTTGTAATAGCATCAcaaaagcttgtttttttttttctctctttagtttCTGTTGTTCATTCCTGCCTTTAATCAATGGTATGTAGTCTTTGATGTATTTTTTGTAGAATTTGTTTTTAAGCTTGTTTGTTTAAATGACGGTTCGTGACTATATCAACACTGATGATTCCTGCATCATCTGCTACTTTTCCTTCTGGACTGTTCAGCAGAGTGAGGTGTCGGTGTCGCCTTGTCCTGCTCATCACCCTGCCAGCCTATTAGTGCCACTGGATCTTGTGATGAAAGTTGGAGAGTGTCTCCCTACATGAACATGAAGTTGGTAAAGGGAGACAGTGGAGCACAgactcattttccttttcttaaattatGGAAACCTGAAAGATGCAGTAGATGAGAAACCTACTTTCTCTATTAACAGACATTTCTAAGCATCAAAATAAAGTAAGTGGATTTGACTTTTGATGAGACTATGACCTGTTCAATTAAATGTGATGATGATTTAAAACATAAGCTTAAATATTTTGGCAGAAGTTTCTAGTTGACTTATAGGTGAATCATTGGAACAACCCCTTCCATTTCTTCCCTGGTCATAAAATTCCCTGAAACATGCATTGTGTAGGAAACCATTTTTAAACTGCTCATGGTAGCTGGAATATTTGCTGTGTTGCTACAGTACCCGTTTTTCAGATTTGGAAGATTTCATATCTCTGATGAGGTAGAATTTGTAACAAGGCGGTTTTAGGGAATTCTGAGACAGTAATATGTtattacttgtgtttttctccctATTTATAAAGTTGGGCCCTAACAGATAATCACTGATTTAGACTACATTTACTATTGATTTTTCCATATTATGATGTTGatgatatatattttcatatattatcAGTCTTGCTTTAGCCCTTTTCTGTCTGCTGACATGTCTCTATTCTCAGAAGGTTAAGGGCAGCTCTGCACAGCATCTCTTTGTACTTTTTGCtaaaagaatgcatttttttttttattgttggggattcattgagggtacaataagtcaggttacactgattgcaattgttaggtaaagtccctcttgcaatcatgtcttgcctccaaagctgtggcacacaccaaggccccacccccctccttccctctctctggttccttttcccacccctccttccttctttctctgctcttcccttcccccactgtgaccttaattgtcattaattgtcctcacatcaaaattgagtacataggattcatgcttctccattcttgtgatgctttactaagaataatgtcttccacttccatccaggttaatataaaggatgtaaagtctccattttttttagtggctgaatagtattccatggtatacatataccacagcttcttaatccattcctgggttggtaggcatttaggctgtttccacattttggtgattgtaaattgagctgcaataaacagtctagtgcaagtgtcctagtgcaagtgtccttatgataaaaggatttttttctttctgggtagatgcccagtaatgggattgcaggatcaaatgagaggtctaacttgagtgctttgaggtttcttcatacttccttccaaaaaggttgtactagtttgcagtcccaccagcagtatgaaAGTGTTCTCTCCACATTaacatcagcatctgcagttttgagatttcgtgttgtgggccattctcgctggggttagatggtatctcagggtgattttgatttgcctttcactaatagatagggatgatgaacattttttcatatgtttgttagccattcgtctgtcttctttagagaaggttctattcatgtcccttgcccagtgatatatgggattgttggctttttttttcatgtggattaatttgagttctctgtagatcctagttatcaagcttttgtgtgattcaaaataagtaaataatcctttatcattgtgtaggttgtctatttgctttggttgttgtctcattagctgtacagaagcttttcagtttaattaagttccatttgtttattttttttcttgttgcaattgccatggcagtcttcttcatgaagtctttccctaggtcaatgtcttccagtgtttttcctatgctttctttgaggatttttattgtttcatgattaaatttaagtcctttatccatcttgaatcaatttttgtgagtggagaaaggtgtgggtccagtttcagtcatttgcatgtggatatccagttctcccaacaccatttattgaatagggagtctttcccccaaggtatgttcttgtttggtttattgaagattaggtggttgtaagatgttagtttcctttcctggttttctattcgatttcaagtgtctatgtctctatttttgtgccagtaccatgctgtcttgaccactatggctttgtagtagagcctaaaatctggtatgctgatgcccccagcagatcaatgaaagtgaaaacaaaagaatcattcagggaattaaggaaacaaggagttggtttttttaataaacaaaatagataaacctttggccataataactaagaaatagaaaagtaaaatctctaggagcctcaatcagaaatgataaaggggaaataacaattgatgctATAGAGATAaaacagatcatctctgaatactaccagaaactctatgcctagaaatttgacaatgtgaaggaaatggatcaatatttggaatcacaccctctccctagacttagccaggaagaaatagagctcatgaacagaccaatttcaagcactgagattaaagaaacaataaaaaaaaaacttccaacaaagaaaatgccctggtccagatggcttcacataagaattctatcaaaccttcaaggaggaactttttattcctgtactgcagaaattattccaaaaaattgaggatgaaggaatcttccctaacattttctatgaagcaaacatcaccctgataccaaaaccaggaaaagacctaactaaaaaggagaatttcagatgaaTTTCACTCAtaactatagatgcaaaaattctcaataaaatcctagccaatagattacagcttatcattaaaaaagtcatatatcatgatcaagtaggtttcatcccagggatgcattgtgtttaacatacgcaagtccataaacattatccaccatattaacaggggcaaaaataaagaccatatgatcctctcaatagatgcagaaaaagcatttgataaaatccagcatccttgtctaactagaacactgaagagtataggcgtacgtggtacatttctgaaactgattgaagctatctatgacaaacccacagctaatattttactggtgtaaaactgaaagcttttcctcttagaactagaaccagacaaagttgtcctctgtcaccattactattcgacatagtgctggaagttctagccaatacaattaggcaagacaaggaaataaagggaatccaaatggaagcagaagaggtcaaactctccctttttgctgatgacatgatcttatacttcagagaatcacaaagactcaaccagaagactcctggaagtcatcaaaaaatacagtaatgtctcaggatgtaaaatcaacgtccacaaatcagtagtctttgtatatgccaataacagccaagatgagaagctaattaatgacacaactcctttcactatagtttcatagaaaatgaagtaccttttaaagatcttgaaaaaataatacttcgttttatatggaatcagaaaaaacctcgaatagccaaaacattactcagcaataaaaacacggcaggaggaatcacgctaccagaccttagactgtaGTATAAATgggtagtaatcaaaacagtatggtattggcacaaaaacagagaagtaggtgtctggaatagaatagagaaccaagagatgaatccagctacttaccgttatttgatctttgacaagccaattaaaaacactcagtggggaaaagattccctatttaacaaatggtgctgggtgaactggctggcgacctgtagaagattgaaactggacccacacctttcaccattaactaagatagactctcactggataaaagatttaaacttaagacatgaaactacaaaaatacttgaagaaagtgtagggaaaactcttgaaggaataggcctgtgtgaatattttatgaggaggactccccaggcaattgaagcagtatcaaaaatacagtactgggatcaaactaaaaagcttctgcacagccaagaacatagtgagtaaagcaagcagacagccctcagaatgggagaaaatatttgcaggttatacctctgataaaggtttaataaccagaatccacagagacctgaaacgtattagcaagaaaagaacacatgatcccatctcagggtgggaaagggacttgaagagaaacttttctgaagaagacagacgcacgatctacaaacacatgaaaaaaagctctttatccttaatcattagagaaatgcaaatcaaaactactttgagatatcacctaaccccactaagagtagcccacataacaaaatccccaaaccagagatggtgtggatgcggagaaaagggcacacttctacactgttggtgggattgcacactaatacgttccctctggaaggatgtttggagaatacttagagacctaaaaatagacctgccattcgatcctataattcctttactaggtttacacccagaagaccaaaaatcacaatataacaaagacatctgtaccagaatgtttattgcagcccaattcataattgctaagtcatggaagaagcccaagtgcccatcaacccacgaatggacgagcaaattgtggtacatgtatatcatggaatattatgcagccttaaagaaagatggagactttacctctttcatgtttacatggatggagctggaacatattcttcttagcaaagtatctcaagaatggaagaaaaagtatccaatgtactcagctctactatgaagctaaattatagctttcacatgaaggctataacccaactatagcacaagactatgaggaaagggccaaggaaggggaagggagaggggaggttagggtggatggaggataatgggtggggccacacctatggtgcatcttagaatgggtacaggcaaaacttactaaaggcagaatacaaatgtctacatacaataactaagaaaatgccatgaaggctacgttgaacagtttgatgagaatatttcagattgtatgtgaaaccagcacatcgtaccccttgattgcactgatgtacatagctatgatttaacaaaataaaaaaagaaagaaaggaaaaaaagaatatctcttgaaaaaaagaaaatgaaatgcctaggaatatacctaacaaaggaggtgaagaacctctataaagaaaattatgaaatcctcggaaaggaaatagcagaagatattaacaaatggaagaacataccatgctcatggttcagaagaatcaacattgttaaaatgtctatacttcccaaagcaatctacctattcaatgccatccccattaagATACCaagatcgtactttcaagatttggaaaaaacgattctgtgttttgtatggaaccagaaaaaacgccgtatagctaaggcagttcttagtaataaaaataaaaaaaagaatgtcttttgaTAAACAGGTTGatcaagaatttttcctttatttttagtgattttcctttaaatttagtgatcTGCCTGTTTAGTAGGATATACTTTTATAGTTGTGGGGAATTGAACATGCTGAGTTCATTCCTCAGATTCTTTTGAAAAACAGTTATAAAAAGCAAACCAtattgaacattttaacaattcttTTTTGATTCAGAAAGTTTTATgactaatataaaaattaaggtTCAGTCCCTACCATACATTTGATTTCCCTTAaccctgtttattttttcttattgagtgGGTGGGTTGggttggaagaaaagaaaaatgtactcgTTTAAGTAGAGATTCTGAATAAAGAATATTGCTGGCACTGACTCTATTCAGCTTTGAGGTTTCAACATTCACAGCTTATTTCAGTGGTACATTTAATTAATATGTGGTAGGTCTTCCTGGAAGGAGAGAAAGCATTTTGTAAGGTCAGTGCTGTTTTGTCAGACACTTTGTAGCAAAAGTTTATAGTATGGctagagaagaaaaagttctacTAACCTTATCTTTTCTTAATTGTGCATATATTTTGGCAGTTTTCCTGGAAGTTGCTAGCTTATGTtaaagaattttagaattataaaaaaCCTCTcagattgggcagcgcctgttgcctcagtgtgtagggcacaggccccatataccaagagtggcgagTTCcaacccgccctggccaaactgcaacaaaaaaatagctggcgttatgttgggcacctgtattcctagctacccggtgatgcaggacaaggtggcaacatgacctgctgccttagccctgcaggtgttgatgctcctgcggctggaggaaccagcttgctggatgGGCGGACACCTGTGGGGAAATGGGAGAGGctggcgccttgctgtctccaacacatgcacttctgactggtggatttcatgtcagtttccaaggcctaagagttcattggacagctggctgtaactgacaagacCCAGGCCTTAGCAGAACAGTCCCCCAccccactatataaacccctgagcagagaccCTGAAGAGAGatcaggagagcttgttcccctcttGGGTTCTCTATGTGGGGGTTTGgattttgtagttgttgtaatttttggtttctgttaaTAAATCTTGACTTTCCATTGGTCCTGTGGTCACCGAGCAAGCCAGGAGAGAAGACAAAATTCCAGTAacacctggaggctgaggcaagagaatcacctaagcccaagagctggagattgctgtgagctgtgacgctacagcataCTACTttgtctactgagggcgacaaagtgagactctgtctctaaaaataaaataaaattaaaaaaaaaatcctctcagatttattgtttaaataattcaaaaaattatttttttctatgacttaATTAAAACCAGTAAAAAAGATATTCATGTTCATGTTATCCTACTTGAGAAACAAAGCACACCAATAACTTTGAACGCCTTTGTCTGCTCTGCCCCAAGTAACCAGACTCCTGATTTGACTGATTACCATTCTAATGCTTTTCTGTACAGTCTTACTACATTTGTGTCTAATGCTCATAATGtggtttttaattttgcatttttcagCTTTTATATGACATTTTTCATTGAATACTGTATTATACAGTTCAGCCATTTTAATGAACTTAGCTGTGCTTAATTCATTTCGTGATATTGATCATTTATGTCTTCTCTGTTTTTATCAGTCTGCTTAAAGGgttatcaatttcattgatctttttcaacaattagcttttggtttccttccttttctccattGTTTGCTTTTCAACGCTAGCGATTTCTgatcttatctttattatttcttctcttttgcttgttttggttttctcttgctttccttatttttaatgtCATGATTCAGATAActgatttgaaatttattttatatgaatagGCACTGCTGTACATTTCTTTCTCATCCCTGCTTTTTCTGTTTCATACCTTTtgttacattatatttttattctatttaaacaTTTCTACTTTTCCCTGTGATTTCCTATGTCACCACTGAGTtatgtataaacatatttttaatttccatatgcTTGGAAGTTTTTCAGTATCTCTCTGTTACTAATTTATTGCTTAAGTCCTTTGCAATCATAGAACATACTTCGATGGTTTTGAACCTTTAAATTTATTATGATTTGTTTTATAGCCCAGAATATATTCTATCTTGTTCAGAGTTCCATGTGTACTGACAGAGAATATGTATTCTGTTATTGTTCagtggagtgttctataaatatcaaCTAGGTTAAATTGGTGATAGAGTTTTTCAGGTTTCCTGCAGCCTTactgatgttttattttctatctttatcAGAGAGAACTAGTGAAGTTTCCAATGATAGTTGTGGATTTCTCTATCCTTTTAGTTCTGTCactttttgcttcatgtattttgaagctgtgAACTAAAATAAGATCTTAAGCCCCCTGCTGGCTGAATGGACtccctcttggccaaggagaCCCCACCATAAAAGAGCCCTAAAGCTGAGTTACCAGCCACAAGGAGAAGGGAGGACAGATGCTGCTGGTTGTGCCCTGGCTTTTGAAGTTATTCTTTTGTAACAATGAGATATAAAATCATTAACCAGCATAAAGCCATGTGAAACAAAGGTTAAACCatacttaacagatcacttgagtcttAGTATGTGTCTAGAGGTTTCTTTCTCATTAACAGATTTCCTTatcctgaaacatttcaagcctcTACcaggttctcaactttcctaatgccacaatgtattttcactgttacaaaggggtcgtgacccacaggttgagaaccgttgcaaagcttcatttctttaatgaattacaaatcaaagaaccTTTAAACCCATCTACAACCTGAAATCTCTTGCTCTGAGAGGTCCTGcctttttgggccaaaccaatgtgcaccttccatgtattgatttatgactttatgaGTAATTCTCATGtttctgaaatgtataaaaccaaactgtaacccaaccagGGTGAGACCACTTGCTCATGGATTCATAGGCATGGCTCTCTAGGCCATGGTTATACATAATCAACTCAGA
The sequence above is a segment of the Nycticebus coucang isolate mNycCou1 chromosome 4, mNycCou1.pri, whole genome shotgun sequence genome. Coding sequences within it:
- the LOC128584268 gene encoding uncharacterized protein LOC128584268 — protein: MTVRDYINTDDSCIICYFSFWTVQQSEVSVSPCPAHHPASLLVPLDLVMKPSFFLCSSLPPLSVFSHKTFRIKQFLAKKQKQNHPIPQWIRMKTGNKIRYNSKRRHWSRTKLGL